A stretch of the Bacillus sp. BGMRC 2118 genome encodes the following:
- the nuoH gene encoding NADH-quinone oxidoreductase subunit NuoH, whose amino-acid sequence MIEGLLQSSPGLSNFLIFFGLGTAFLLALLGFVTYGILAERKVMGFMQGRIGPNQVGGKWGLLQTVADVLKLLLKEDTIPKEADRALFILAPVIAFAPAFMVLATIPFTDAFQFADIGVGLLYYIAVSGITTIGIVTGGWASNNKYALMGGMRAAAQMISYEIPLVMSVIGVILLSGSLNLNDIVAAQGETAWYILLQPVAFIVFFIAAIAELNRTPFDLPEAESELVAGFHVEYSGFRWAFFMLAEYVYLFAMSALITVIFLGGWLPPFEFLSFIPGAVWFSLKFMVIVFLLMWIRYTFPRLRADQLMEFGWKVLLPVALVNIFFAALIKELFF is encoded by the coding sequence ATGATTGAAGGATTATTACAGTCATCTCCAGGTTTATCAAATTTTTTGATCTTTTTCGGATTAGGAACAGCTTTCCTATTAGCACTTCTTGGATTCGTTACATATGGAATTCTGGCAGAACGTAAAGTCATGGGTTTCATGCAAGGTCGTATTGGACCTAACCAGGTTGGAGGTAAATGGGGACTGTTACAAACTGTTGCGGACGTATTAAAGCTTCTATTAAAAGAAGATACCATTCCAAAGGAAGCAGACCGTGCACTATTTATTTTAGCTCCTGTTATTGCCTTTGCTCCAGCATTTATGGTGCTAGCGACAATTCCGTTTACAGATGCTTTTCAATTTGCTGATATTGGTGTAGGACTCTTGTATTACATCGCTGTTTCGGGGATTACAACAATCGGAATTGTAACAGGTGGTTGGGCTTCGAATAACAAGTATGCTCTTATGGGTGGTATGCGTGCAGCAGCTCAGATGATTTCATATGAAATTCCACTTGTTATGTCTGTTATTGGGGTAATTCTATTATCAGGAAGTCTTAATTTAAATGATATTGTTGCCGCGCAAGGTGAAACGGCATGGTATATTCTTCTTCAACCGGTTGCCTTTATTGTATTTTTCATAGCAGCCATTGCAGAGTTAAATCGTACACCGTTTGATTTACCAGAAGCTGAGTCAGAACTAGTTGCAGGATTCCATGTAGAATATTCTGGATTCCGATGGGCATTTTTCATGCTTGCAGAGTATGTATACCTGTTTGCTATGTCAGCGTTAATTACCGTGATATTCCTTGGAGGCTGGCTGCCACCGTTTGAATTTTTATCATTCATACCAGGTGCTGTTTGGTTCTCTCTCAAATTTATGGTCATTGTTTTCTTATTAATGTGGATTCGATATACATTCCCGCGTTTACGTGCCGATCAACTGAT
- a CDS encoding NADH-quinone oxidoreductase subunit D, with protein sequence MIRTEEMLLNVGPQHPSTHGVFRIVLKIDGETIIEATPVIGYLHRGTEKLAEDLQYTQIIPYTDRMDYLSAMTNNYVICHAVETMMGIEVPERAEYLRVLAMELGRIASHLVWYGTYLLDIGAVSPFLYAFREREMIINLLNELSGARLTFNYMRVGGVKWDAPEGWIEKVEEFVPYMRKQLAGYHDLVTGNEIFVSRVKGVGKYTKEEAISYSLSGANLRSTGVKWDLRKDEPYSIYDRFDFDIPVREEGDCLARYFCRMEEIEESLKIVEQAVEQFPTEGDIMAKVPKIIKAPKGEAFVRIESPRGEIGCYISSDGKKEPYRMKFRRPSFYNLQILPKLLEGENMANLIAILGGIDIVLGEVDG encoded by the coding sequence TTGATTCGTACAGAAGAAATGCTACTTAACGTAGGACCACAGCATCCAAGTACACACGGAGTTTTTCGTATTGTACTAAAGATTGATGGGGAAACCATTATCGAAGCTACACCTGTAATCGGTTATTTACACCGTGGAACAGAAAAGCTTGCTGAAGACCTGCAATATACACAAATTATTCCTTATACAGACAGAATGGATTACTTATCAGCGATGACGAACAACTATGTGATCTGTCATGCTGTTGAAACGATGATGGGTATCGAGGTACCCGAGCGAGCAGAATATCTCCGTGTTTTAGCTATGGAGCTAGGACGTATCGCAAGTCACCTAGTTTGGTATGGTACATACTTGCTTGATATTGGAGCTGTAAGCCCATTTTTATATGCATTTAGAGAAAGAGAAATGATTATTAACCTATTAAATGAACTATCTGGGGCAAGGCTTACATTTAATTACATGCGTGTAGGTGGAGTGAAGTGGGATGCTCCAGAAGGATGGATTGAAAAGGTTGAAGAATTTGTTCCGTATATGAGAAAGCAGCTAGCTGGCTATCATGACCTTGTTACAGGAAATGAAATCTTCGTTTCTCGTGTGAAGGGCGTTGGGAAATACACGAAGGAGGAAGCAATTTCTTATTCTCTTAGTGGTGCCAACCTCCGTTCGACAGGCGTGAAATGGGATCTTCGTAAAGATGAGCCTTACTCCATTTATGATCGTTTTGATTTTGACATTCCTGTTCGAGAAGAAGGCGATTGTTTAGCACGTTATTTCTGTCGTATGGAAGAAATCGAAGAATCTTTAAAGATTGTAGAGCAAGCAGTAGAGCAATTCCCTACTGAGGGCGATATTATGGCAAAGGTGCCAAAGATTATTAAAGCACCTAAAGGTGAAGCATTTGTCCGTATTGAATCACCACGTGGAGAAATCGGATGTTATATATCTAGTGATGGAAAGAAAGAACCATACCGGATGAAGTTTAGACGTCCATCTTTCTATAATCTTCAAATCTTGCCGAAGTTATTAGAAGGCGAAAATATGGCAAACTTAATTGCCATCCTTGGTGGAATTGATATTGTTCTTGGGGAGGTTGATGGATAA
- a CDS encoding NADH-quinone oxidoreductase subunit C, with protein MSDEKSLEQQKREAAQKAKEEALRKLAERKAQAPQGEAGELAEQAAVKTKEEQKREAAEKAKAAAQRKLAEKVAQEAGESEKQAAEKTKEELKREAAEKAKAAAQRKLAEKAAQEAGETTEQAAEKTKEELKREAVEKAKAAAQRKLAEKAAQEAGEPAQEKTKEELKREAVEKAKAAAQRKLAEKKAQEEATEESSSDDADLAKQKAIAVAKAKAAAAAKAKAAALAKQNGEEPENMDDEAKAKAKAIAAAKAKAAAAAKAKAAGGGSASTDDEKAKAIAAAKAKAAAAAAAKAKAGKSDAGSTVEESVAPSANQPFLDKYVKVIQEHLPDVLEDSYINRLSKDVPTLVLKRDMYFKVLEFLKYNEQLAFDYLSELHGTDFVTHMEIYLHLYSYKNKQSVAVKVKIDRDEPAIDSVVPLWEGSNWPEREAYDLLGIKFTNHPNLTRIMLPEDWVGHPLRKDYEPYDVEV; from the coding sequence ATGAGTGATGAAAAAAGCCTAGAACAGCAAAAACGTGAAGCTGCCCAAAAAGCGAAGGAAGAAGCTTTAAGGAAATTAGCTGAAAGAAAGGCTCAAGCCCCGCAAGGTGAAGCTGGTGAACTAGCTGAGCAAGCAGCAGTAAAAACAAAAGAAGAGCAAAAACGTGAAGCTGCAGAGAAAGCGAAGGCAGCAGCGCAAAGAAAGCTGGCAGAAAAAGTAGCCCAGGAAGCTGGGGAATCAGAGAAGCAAGCAGCAGAAAAAACAAAAGAAGAGCTAAAGCGTGAAGCTGCAGAGAAAGCAAAGGCAGCAGCGCAAAGAAAGCTTGCAGAAAAAGCAGCTCAGGAAGCTGGAGAAACAACAGAGCAAGCAGCAGAAAAAACAAAAGAAGAGCTAAAGCGTGAAGCAGTAGAGAAAGCAAAGGCAGCAGCGCAAAGAAAGCTGGCAGAAAAAGCAGCCCAGGAAGCTGGAGAACCAGCGCAAGAAAAAACAAAAGAAGAGCTAAAGCGTGAAGCAGTAGAGAAGGCAAAAGCGGCCGCACAAAGGAAGCTTGCAGAGAAAAAGGCACAAGAAGAAGCAACAGAAGAATCATCTTCAGATGATGCAGATCTAGCTAAGCAAAAGGCAATTGCTGTTGCAAAGGCAAAAGCAGCTGCAGCTGCTAAGGCGAAGGCAGCTGCATTAGCGAAACAAAATGGTGAAGAACCAGAGAATATGGACGATGAGGCAAAAGCGAAAGCAAAGGCTATTGCAGCAGCGAAGGCAAAAGCAGCGGCTGCCGCTAAAGCAAAGGCAGCTGGTGGTGGAAGCGCTTCAACAGATGATGAAAAGGCGAAAGCGATTGCGGCTGCAAAAGCCAAAGCAGCAGCAGCGGCTGCAGCCAAGGCGAAAGCTGGAAAGAGCGATGCAGGATCCACTGTGGAGGAAAGTGTTGCTCCATCTGCCAACCAACCGTTTTTAGATAAGTATGTGAAAGTGATTCAAGAACATCTTCCAGATGTTTTAGAAGATTCCTATATTAACCGGTTATCAAAGGATGTGCCGACTTTAGTCTTGAAAAGGGACATGTACTTTAAAGTTTTAGAGTTTTTAAAGTATAATGAGCAGCTTGCATTTGATTATTTATCAGAATTGCACGGTACTGACTTTGTGACACATATGGAAATTTACTTGCATTTATACTCATATAAAAATAAACAGTCGGTAGCTGTAAAAGTGAAAATTGACCGTGATGAACCGGCAATCGATTCGGTAGTTCCTCTATGGGAAGGATCAAATTGGCCAGAGAGAGAAGCGTACGATTTACTAGGAATTAAGTTTACGAATCATCCAAACTTAACTAGAATCATGCTTCCTGAAGATTGGGTGGGTCATCCGCTTAGAAAAGACTATGAACCATACGATGTGGAGGTGTAG
- a CDS encoding NADH-quinone oxidoreductase subunit B gives MDLKLENITPEEMEELQRNVFMSTLEELKGWARSNSLWPLTFGLACCAIEMMGVGSSHYDLDRFGSFFRTSPRQSDVMIVSGTVTKKMAPVLRRLYDQMPEPKWVIAMGSCATAGGPYVKSYAVVKGVDQIVPVDVYIPGCPPNPAALIYGINKLKEKIRYEAKTGKQVTSR, from the coding sequence ATGGATTTAAAACTTGAAAATATTACACCAGAAGAAATGGAAGAATTACAGCGTAACGTATTTATGTCTACGCTTGAGGAACTAAAAGGGTGGGCGAGAAGTAACTCTTTATGGCCATTAACTTTCGGATTGGCATGTTGTGCGATTGAGATGATGGGTGTTGGATCTTCTCACTATGATTTGGATCGTTTCGGTTCATTTTTCCGTACCTCTCCTCGTCAATCAGACGTTATGATTGTTTCAGGTACAGTAACGAAAAAGATGGCACCTGTATTAAGACGTTTATATGACCAAATGCCAGAGCCGAAATGGGTAATTGCCATGGGTTCTTGTGCAACAGCAGGTGGTCCTTACGTTAAGTCGTACGCAGTAGTTAAAGGGGTTGACCAAATTGTCCCTGTTGATGTGTACATTCCAGGATGTCCACCAAACCCGGCTGCACTTATATATGGAATTAATAAACTAAAAGAAAAGATTAGATATGAGGCGAAGACTGGGAAGCAGGTGACTAGTCGATGA
- a CDS encoding NADH-quinone oxidoreductase subunit A — protein sequence MELLNLYQNNYLIVFIFLTLGVILPVVALTAGRLLRPHKPTEAKQTTYESGIEPFHSARVQFNVRYYIFALMFVIFDVETVFLYPWAVAYDKLGLFALIEMLLFVVMLFIGLIYAWKKKVLKWI from the coding sequence GTGGAACTTCTAAATCTATACCAAAATAACTATTTGATTGTGTTTATCTTTTTAACATTAGGAGTTATTTTACCAGTTGTCGCATTAACGGCTGGTCGCTTATTGCGTCCTCATAAGCCTACTGAAGCAAAACAAACCACCTATGAAAGTGGAATTGAACCCTTTCATAGTGCGAGAGTCCAGTTTAATGTAAGGTATTATATTTTTGCCCTTATGTTCGTTATTTTTGATGTGGAAACAGTATTTTTGTATCCGTGGGCTGTAGCATATGACAAACTTGGATTATTTGCACTGATCGAAATGTTACTATTCGTAGTGATGCTATTTATTGGGTTGATTTATGCTTGGAAGAAGAAGGTGCTGAAATGGATTTAA
- a CDS encoding F0F1 ATP synthase subunit epsilon: MKTIKVSVVTPDGPVYESDVEMVSTKAKSGELGILPGHIPMVAPLAIGTVRLKNEGNTELVAVTGGFLEVRPDKVTVLAQAAELGSEIDVTRAEEAKKRAEQRLQSNDSSTDTRRAELALQRALNRLKVTGRI, from the coding sequence ATGAAGACAATCAAAGTCAGTGTAGTGACTCCTGATGGCCCCGTTTATGAATCTGATGTAGAAATGGTTAGTACGAAAGCTAAAAGTGGTGAACTAGGAATTTTGCCAGGGCATATTCCAATGGTTGCTCCACTTGCGATCGGTACGGTTCGTTTAAAAAATGAAGGCAACACAGAACTAGTTGCGGTAACTGGCGGATTTTTAGAAGTTCGCCCAGATAAAGTAACAGTTCTTGCACAAGCAGCTGAGCTTGGTTCTGAAATCGATGTAACTCGTGCAGAAGAAGCGAAGAAGCGTGCAGAGCAACGTCTTCAATCAAATGATTCGAGCACTGATACACGTCGTGCTGAACTAGCCCTACAACGCGCATTGAACCGCCTAAAAGTAACGGGACGAATTTAA